CTTCCAAGAGCCGACCTTGTTCGCTTCAGATGCATAAGCATCCTGCAACTTCACGTAGTATCCGTCTAATACCTTACCATTTCTTAGTACAGTTCTCGAAATACAAACAGCGTTTCTCTTATATCCTCAAAATATTTTTCTCTATGAGTTCAATAGTAGCTGAGTGAGCTTTTAACGAAGGATCTTCTTTAATCATATTGAACGCATCACTCAGCTTGGCTATAATTTCATCGTAACAGCTCAAAATAGTTTTGGGTTTTAACGCAAGTTGGCTTGCCAATAGTTCCAGATCTTCACGGTTTATTTTTTTGAATTCGTAATGTTTTCCGAATTTCATAGAAACTTTACGGGTAAGATTTGGATAAATGATCGTGCTAACGGTATCGTATATCGGAGCTAGTTGAACCTTCTTATCGCGAAATACCAAGGAATAGTTTTTCCCATGTGCATCGCAGTTGCCAATTACGAGATTGAAAATCGCATACTGAATGAACTTTCGTGTTTCCGTAATCGGAATGGTCGTATTATTTTTTACAAGGTTATAAATATCAACTAGGCTTGGGCCTCCGTCATTTTGATATTTTCGATCGCTCAATATACCCAAAGCTTGACACGCGTCTTCCTGATGAATTCTTGAAATAGAATTTTTTTCGTGAACACGGTCGTAACGCTCAATTAAAAGAAACTCGGTTCCGTACATCTGCTTGAGTTCTGTTTTAGATGTCGGCAGTCCACAATTTTCAGCAAGCTTGGAACATATATACTCGTTCGCCGAAAGATTTGACAACTCACCAATCCCGGTTGGCTTTACAATGTGCGTTGACGGCGCACCATTTTTGGGCAAGTAAAACTTGCCATCCATATATGTCAACGGAAGTTTTTCTTGCGCACCGGCAAGCGATAAACGGAGTTTATCCTTCGCTTTCAACAAAGGGCGTGTATTTATATTCTGAATATACTCTGCTAATTTTTTCTCAGCTAACAGATCATAGTTGTCTGGAGAAAATTCATAGGTATTTTTTATTTTGTTCGACTCGTGTTCCGGTAAAATCGAAATCAATCCAGCGCATTCACCGCCGAGTTCCTTTAACAGTTTGAATGTACTTGTTTCTGATATGTGCAGGTATTCAGAAATCCTTTTTTTTACGTCTCCTTCAGGCAACAGCCCCTCAAAGAACGGAAGACATTCCTTCTGAGAAAATTCGGTTTTGTCAAGCGGGAGCGAAAGCGACAAGGGAATTTTTCCTGCGTTTATGTATGCGTCGTCATACGAAAAAACGACACCCTTTTCTGCGGTGGATGACAGATATCCAGCCAGACGGTCACCCAAGTATACAGATAGTTTCACTTTTCAGCCTCATTTTCAGAAATATGCAATTTCAAACCAAGCATTTTCATCACCTGAAGAACTTTTCCCAAGTGAAGCGACTCTTTGCCGTTTTCCAAATCCGAGAGGAACCGAATTCCGACACCACAAAAAGCGGCACAGTCCGCTTGAGTGAGGTTCAAACTCTTTCTGCGATTACGGATTACATCAGATA
The genomic region above belongs to Fibrobacter sp. UWB4 and contains:
- a CDS encoding type II toxin-antitoxin system HipA family toxin gives rise to the protein MKLSVYLGDRLAGYLSSTAEKGVVFSYDDAYINAGKIPLSLSLPLDKTEFSQKECLPFFEGLLPEGDVKKRISEYLHISETSTFKLLKELGGECAGLISILPEHESNKIKNTYEFSPDNYDLLAEKKLAEYIQNINTRPLLKAKDKLRLSLAGAQEKLPLTYMDGKFYLPKNGAPSTHIVKPTGIGELSNLSANEYICSKLAENCGLPTSKTELKQMYGTEFLLIERYDRVHEKNSISRIHQEDACQALGILSDRKYQNDGGPSLVDIYNLVKNNTTIPITETRKFIQYAIFNLVIGNCDAHGKNYSLVFRDKKVQLAPIYDTVSTIIYPNLTRKVSMKFGKHYEFKKINREDLELLASQLALKPKTILSCYDEIIAKLSDAFNMIKEDPSLKAHSATIELIEKNILRI
- a CDS encoding helix-turn-helix transcriptional regulator, with the protein product MDVASIKNISDVIRNRRKSLNLTQADCAAFCGVGIRFLSDLENGKESLHLGKVLQVMKMLGLKLHISENEAEK